A part of Heliangelus exortis chromosome 3, bHelExo1.hap1, whole genome shotgun sequence genomic DNA contains:
- the CRLS1 gene encoding cardiolipin synthase (CMP-forming) isoform X2: protein MLAAAWLGRGFWGLLRGAGRRRPGGGARPLASRPGVAAAEGRGGGAGGGRCHGNGGVFCLVAGGGAPVGPRAAPALRQHQRLLREHQRLLRAPAAAWRLLSDGAGSRSRSRSRRAGSSGVGPPEPLREQRVAGRYAELYENPWTIPNILSMARMGLAPVLGYLIVEENFDVALGVFVLAGVTDLLDGFIARNWANQKSALGSALDPLADKILISVLYVSLSCANLIPVSLTSMIILRDVALIAAVFYVRYKTLSPPRTLSRYFNPCYATAQLKPTFISKMNTAVQLILVAASLAAPVFNYVDSIYLQTLWCITALTTVTSAYSYYHYGRKTVQVINNK from the exons ATGCTGGCCGCCGCTTGGCTGGGCAGGGGTTTCTGGGGGCTTCTCCGCGGCGCGGGGCGGAGGCGGCCGGGCGGCGGCGCCAGGCCTCTGGCCAGCCGGCCCGGGGTGGCGGCGGCGGAGGGGCGCGGCGGAGGGGCGGGCGGCGGCCGCTGCCATGGCAACGGCGGCGTCTTCTGCCTGGTGGCGGGCGGGGGGGCACCGGTGGGGCCGCGCGCGGCGCCCGCCCTGCGGCAGCACCAACGGCTGCTGCGCGAGCACCAGCGGCTGCTGCGCGCGCCCGCCGCCGCCTGGCGCCTCCTCAGCGACGGGGCCgggtcccggtcccggtcccggtcccggcgAGCGGGGAGCAGCGGGGTCGGACCGCCGGAGCCCCTCCGGGAGCAACGTGTGGCCGGGCGCTACGCCGAGCTG TATGAAAACCCCTGGACGATCCCCAATATACTGTCAATGGCAAGAATGGGTTTGGCGCCAGTTTTAGGCTATTTGATTGTTGAAGAAAATTTCGATGTTGCACTAGGTGTCTTTGTTTTGGCTGGCGTAACGGATCTG ttggATGGATTTATTGCACGAAACTGGGCTAATCAGAAATCAGCTTTGGGAAGTGCTCTTGATCCTCTGGCTGATAAAATTCTCATCAGTGTGCTCTATGTAAGCCTAAGTTGTGCAAATCTTATCCCAG TTTCACTTACTTCCATGATAATTCTGAGGGATGTAGCGCtcattgctgctgttttctaTGTGCGATACAAAACTCTTTCTCCACCG AGGACCCTCAGTAGGTATTTTAACCCCTGTTATGCTACTGCCCAACTAAAACCAACATTCATTAGCAAG ATGAATACAGCAGTTCAGCTAATTTTGGTGGCAGCTTCTTTAGCAGCTCCTGTGTTCAATTATGTGGACAGCATATATCTGCAGACGTTATG GTGCATCACAGCTCTGACCACGGTAACCTCTGCATACAGCTATTACCATTATGGCCGAAAAACGGTTCAGGTGATAAATAACAAATGA
- the CRLS1 gene encoding cardiolipin synthase (CMP-forming) isoform X1: MLAAAWLGRGFWGLLRGAGRRRPGGGARPLASRPGVAAAEGRGGGAGGGRCHGNGGVFCLVAGGGAPVGPRAAPALRQHQRLLREHQRLLRAPAAAWRLLSDGAGSRSRSRSRRAGSSGVGPPEPLREQRVAGRYAELYENPWTIPNILSMARMGLAPVLGYLIVEENFDVALGVFVLAGVTDLLDGFIARNWANQKSALGSALDPLADKILISVLYVSLSCANLIPVSLTSMIILRDVALIAAVFYVRYKTLSPPRTLSRYFNPCYATAQLKPTFISKVHHSSDHGNLCIQLLPLWPKNGSGDK; the protein is encoded by the exons ATGCTGGCCGCCGCTTGGCTGGGCAGGGGTTTCTGGGGGCTTCTCCGCGGCGCGGGGCGGAGGCGGCCGGGCGGCGGCGCCAGGCCTCTGGCCAGCCGGCCCGGGGTGGCGGCGGCGGAGGGGCGCGGCGGAGGGGCGGGCGGCGGCCGCTGCCATGGCAACGGCGGCGTCTTCTGCCTGGTGGCGGGCGGGGGGGCACCGGTGGGGCCGCGCGCGGCGCCCGCCCTGCGGCAGCACCAACGGCTGCTGCGCGAGCACCAGCGGCTGCTGCGCGCGCCCGCCGCCGCCTGGCGCCTCCTCAGCGACGGGGCCgggtcccggtcccggtcccggtcccggcgAGCGGGGAGCAGCGGGGTCGGACCGCCGGAGCCCCTCCGGGAGCAACGTGTGGCCGGGCGCTACGCCGAGCTG TATGAAAACCCCTGGACGATCCCCAATATACTGTCAATGGCAAGAATGGGTTTGGCGCCAGTTTTAGGCTATTTGATTGTTGAAGAAAATTTCGATGTTGCACTAGGTGTCTTTGTTTTGGCTGGCGTAACGGATCTG ttggATGGATTTATTGCACGAAACTGGGCTAATCAGAAATCAGCTTTGGGAAGTGCTCTTGATCCTCTGGCTGATAAAATTCTCATCAGTGTGCTCTATGTAAGCCTAAGTTGTGCAAATCTTATCCCAG TTTCACTTACTTCCATGATAATTCTGAGGGATGTAGCGCtcattgctgctgttttctaTGTGCGATACAAAACTCTTTCTCCACCG AGGACCCTCAGTAGGTATTTTAACCCCTGTTATGCTACTGCCCAACTAAAACCAACATTCATTAGCAAG GTGCATCACAGCTCTGACCACGGTAACCTCTGCATACAGCTATTACCATTATGGCCGAAAAACGGTTCAGGTGATAAATAA